One Mycobacterium paraseoulense genomic window, CGAGCTCACCGAGGGCATGCGGTTCGACAAGGGCTACATCTCGGGCTACTTCGTCACCGACGCCGAGCGTCAGGAAGCGGTCCTCGAGGACCCGTTCATCCTGCTGGTCAGCTCCAAGGTGTCGACGGTCAAGGACCTGCTGCCGCTGCTGGAGAAGGTCATCCAGGCCGGCAAGCCGCTGCTGATCATCGCCGAGGACGTCGAGGGCGAGGCGTTGAGCACCCTGGTCGTCAACAAGATCCGCGGCACCTTCAAGTCCGTGGCCGTCAAGGCCCCGGGCTTCGGTGACCGCCGCAAGGCGATGCTGCAGGACATGGCGATCCTCACCGGTGGCCAGGTCATCAGCGAGGAGGTCGGCCTGTCGCTGGAGAGCGCCGACGTCGCCCTGCTCGGTAAGGCCCGCAAGGTCGTCGTCACCAAGGACGAGACCACCATCGTCGAGGGCGCCGGTGACACCGACGCCATCGCCGGGCGCGTGGCCCAGATCCGCCAGGAGATCGAGAACAGCGACTCCGACTACGACCGCGAGAAGCTGCAGGAGCGCCTGGCCAAGCTGGCCGGCGGTGTCGCGGTGATCAAGGCCGGGGCCGCCACCGAGGTGGAGCTCAAGGAGCGCAAGCACCGCATCGAGGACGCGGTGCGCAACGCCAAGGCCGCCGTCGAGGAGGGCATCGTCGCCGGTGGTGGCGTGGCCCTGCTGCAGGCGGCTCCGACGCTGGACGAGCTCAAGCTCACCGGCGACGAGGCCACCGGCGCCAACATCGTCAAGGTGGCGCTGGAAGCTCCGCTGAAGCAGATCGCCTTCAACTCCGGGCTGGAGCCCGGCGTTGTCGCCGAGAAGGTTCGCAACTCGCCCGCCGGCACCGGCCTGAACGCCGCCAGCGGTGAGTACGAGGACCTGCTCAAGGCCGGCGTTGCCGACCCGGTCAAGGTGACCCGCTCGGCGCTGCAGAACGCGGCGTCCATCGCGGCGTTGTTCCTGACGACCGAGGCCGTCGTCGCCGACAAGCCGGAGAAGGCGGCCGCACCCGCGGGCGACCCGACCGGCGGCATGGGCGGCATGGACTTCTAGGAAGTCGACGAAAAGCCCGGTCTGCGTTGCAGGCCGGGCTTTTTCGTATCCGCCGAGCTCGGCGGGGTAGGTTCGACCGCGTGGCCCTTCCGACTCCCTCACCCACCAGCACCGCCGTCGTGACCGGCGCGTCGTCGGGCATCGGCGCCGACATCGCGCGGGAACTGGCCGACCGCGGCCACGGCGTCACCCTCGTCGCCCGCCGCGAAGACCGCCTGCGCGAGCTGGCCGACGAACTCGCGGCCAGCGGAGTGCGTGTCGAGGTGATCGCCTGCGACGTCGCGGATCCCGCCGCCCGCGCGGGCCTCCTCGACGAGGTCGGCCACCGCGGGCTGACCGCCGACATCTTGGTCAACAACGCCGGCATCGGCACCATGGGCTCGGTGACGAAAACGCCCGTCGCCGCGGAGATCGCCCAGGTGCGCGTCAACGTCGAGGCCGTCATCGACCTGACCACCCGCGCGGTCCAGCAGATGGTGCCGCGCGGACGTGGCGCGATCCTCAACGTCGGATCCACCGCGGGCTTCCACCCCATCCCGGGCCAGTCCGGCTATTCGGCCACCAAGGCGTTCGTGAACACCTACACCGAAGGGGTGCGCGCCGAGCTCGCCGGCACCGGTGTCACGGTCGCGCTGCTGTGCCCCGGCCCGGTGCGCACCGAGTTCCTGCAGAACGCGGGCATGGACGAGCGGGACTTCGCCAGCGCGTTTCCGAAGTTCATGTGGATGCCGTCGCGGGACGTGGCACGGGTGGGCGTCGACGCGCTCGAGCACGACCGCGGAACGGTGATCGCCGGGCTGCCGAGCCGGGTGACCACCCGGGTGTTCCAGTTCATGCCGCGGCGGTTGCTGCTGCCGCTGCTGAAGAGCCAGCATCCGGGACTCAAACGGGACGCGGACCGGTCACCGGCCTGAGGGCCAGCGCCGCATCCAGCCCTCCGCCGGAAGCGCCAGCGCGTTGCACAGCGTGCAGATCGTGCGATACCAGCCGACGGCGGTGAGCAATTCGATCCGCTGTTCGTCGTCGAGGTCTCGCCCCAGCGCAATCCAGGTCGCCTCCGACCACGAGCCGGTGCGCTCCAGCTCGTCCACCGCCTCGATCAGCGTCCGCTCGGAAGGGCTCCACCGCACGCCGTCCGCCCCGCCGGTCACCAGCGCGTCGCATTCGTCGTCGCTGACACCCGCGATCGGTCCCCAGAACGCCGCCTGCCCGCCCCACTCGTACTCGCAGCCGACCAGCGCGCACGTGCGAAGGATCGCGATCGTCCGCGTCCGAGGAGGCAAAAGCGCTGCGGTATAGAGTGATTCGCCGAGCTTGCGCAGCCGGCTGGCTAGTGCCGGGTGGCGCTGCAGGCAGCGCACCAGTAGCAGGGGTTCATAGGTGCGGTCCGGGTGGCCCCAGCTGTTGATTCCAGTCGCGTCTTCCGCACTCCACGGCGGGGCGAGCGGTGCGACGCGGCTCACGCCGGCTCGCTGAACACGACGCAGTCGTGCAGGCAGCCCTTTGCCGCGCCGGGGGAGTCGGGGTCGGCCTCGCGGTGCAGCAGCGCGCGGGAGGGTGCCACCGTGAGCCGAACGGCGTCCCCGGCGTCGGTGACCTCGGCCGTCCCGTCGACGATCAGCGAATAGCCGCCGGGCTCGGTCGGGGGCCACAGCAGGGTGACGTCGCGGCGCTGGGCGAGATTCTGCCGGGTGCGGCCGCCGATGAGGCCGATATCGATGGTCGCCCCGCTCAGCCGCGGTTCGACCGTCACGGTGTGCACGCGGTAGTCGTCGTCCACGGTGACCAGGTAGGCGTACGGGTAGTCGGGGAGGGCGGCGGCGAGCCGCTCGAGGTCCACCTTCTTCTTCGTGCGCATGGTGCTCCAGGATAGGCCGGGCCGGGCCGCTAGAGCGTGCGCGGAACCCGCGCCGCCGGGAGGCCGAACGTGAGCTGGCCGCTGCTGCTGAAGTGGAAACCGAGGTTCTGCAGGACCTGCTGCCAGGGCGCCAATTTCTCCACGGCCGCCGACGCGTCGGCATGGTAGCCATACATCGCCTCCACGTCCGACGCCCACATCTGGTCGTAGGCGGCCTCGATGTCGGCGATCGCGGGGGTGTTCTGACCCAGATGATTGTTGGCCGACAACGCGTGCGCCAGAGCGCGATTGGCCGCGACCACCGCGGGCTGGACCGTGGCCGCCAGCGCGCCCTCGAACGCGGCCGCGACGGCCGAGGCCTGGCTGGACACCGCCTCGGCCTGGGCCGCCGCCGCGCTGAGCCAGCTCACGTAGTGCGTGGCGAGGGCCATCATCGCCGCCGAGGAGGGGCCCTGCCAGGACCCGCTGGCGAGGTTTGACGTGACCGAAGAAAACGATGATGCTGACGAGGCCAAGTCCTCGGCAAGGCCGTCCCAGGCTTCCGCGGCAGCAAGCAGCGGCCCGGCTCCGGGACCCGAATGGATTCGTGCCGAGTTCACTTCTGGCGGCAACCACGCAAAATGCGGGCTCGTCACCGGCTTAACTTACCCGGGATTCGGCCGATTTGGTGGCGTTATTGCGCGGCTACTGGCCCGGGCCGGCGCCCGCGGACCAACTTGCCCGGGCGAGCCTCGGTCGGCACGCCGTTTTCCGCGATCACTTCGCCGGCGACGATGGTCGCGACGTACCCGTCGGCCGTCTGGTCCAGGCGCCGCCCCCCGGCGGGCAGGTCGTAGCTGATGACCGGCTTGTGCAGCCGCAGCGCGGCGTGATCGATGACGTTGAGGTCGGCCTTGTAGCCCACGGCGATGCGGCCCCGGTCGCCCAGCCCGGCGACGCGGGCCGGCACCGACGTGAGCTCGCGGACGGCCTCCGGCACGGTGAACCGCCCCGACTTGCGGTCGCGTGCCCAATGCGCCAGGAAGTACGTCGAATAGCTGGCGTCACAGATCATCCCGTAGTGCGCGCCGCCGTCGCCGAGCCCCAGCACGACGTCCTCGCGGTGCAGTAGCTCGCCGACGGTGTCCAGCGAGTTGCCCTGCAGGTTGCTGGTGGCCACCAGCAGCATGGCGCGGCCGTCGTCGTCAAGCAGGCGGTCGTAGGCCTCCGCCATCGGGTCGACCCCGCGGGCGCGGGCCCTGGCGCCGATGCTGGTCGACGGGTCCGGCTCGTAGTCGGGGTTGTCGCCCAGCGGGAAGATCCAGTCCCACATCTGCGCCACGTAGAGGATCGGATGACCGACCCCGGGCTTGTCGGCCAGGATGCGGGCGCGCACCTCCGGCTTGCGCATCTCGGCGACCCGCTCGGCCAGCGGCAGGTGCGCGATCTCCCGGTAGCTGGGGTAGAGCACGAACGGGTTGGCGGACAGCTGCAGCCCGATGATCAACCCGATCGGCCGGGGCAACAGCTGCGCGGTGATCTGGGGGTCGCCCGCGCCGGCCCGGGAATTCGCCTTCTCGATCATGGTGATGGCGTCCGGCCAGGTCGGGTCGCCGGCGTTGGCGACGACCAGCGTGAAGGTGAGCGGCAGGCCGACATCCTCGGCCACGTCGAACACCATCTGCAGCACCGGCTCGTAGCCACCGGCCGGGATGTCCGGCACGAACTGCAGCAGGCCGCCGCCCCCGTCCACGACACCGCGGGCGATCTCCTCGATCTCCTCGCGGGCGGCGTCGTAACTGGGGATGGGCGAACCGCTTTCGGTCTTGTGGATCGTCAGCCGGGACGACGCGAAGCCCAGCGCCCCGACCTCGACCGCCTCCTTGGCCAGCGCCCGCATCTTGGCGAGGTCTTCGGCGGTGGCCGGTTCGCGGTTGGCGCCGCGCCGGCCCATCACGTAGACCCGCAGCGGGGAGTGTGGCAGGTAGGCGGCGACGTCGATGTCACGCTTGCCCGAGTCCAGCGCGTCCAGGTATTCGGGGAACGTCTCCCACGTCCAGGGCAGCCCGTCGGTCATGACCACGCCGGGGATGTCCTCGACGCCGGCCATCACGTCGACGAGCACGTCGTGGTCCTCCTGGCGGCACGGGGCGAAGCCGACCCCGCAGTTGCCCATCACCACCGTGGTCACCCCGTGCGCCGACGACGGGGTCAGGCGCTCCGACCAGATGGACTGTCCGTCGTAGTGGGTGTGCAGGTCGACGAAGCCGGGGGTGACCAGGAACCCGGCGGCGTCGATCTCCCGCCGTGCTGCTTCCCCGTTGACGTCACCCACGGCCGCGATGACGCCGTCGCGCACCGCGACGTCGCCGGCGAACGGCTCCCCGCCCAGCCCGTCGACGATGGTGCCATTGCGGATGATCAGGTCGTACGTCATGCAATCAATCTACGACCGCGCCGGTGGGTGGTGCCAGGCTCTAGTGTCGCTGGTATGGCCAACACCTCCAGCCCCGACGCCGCCGCCCAGGAACTGCTCCGCGACGCCTTCACCCGGTTGATCGAACACGTCGATGACATCGCCGACGGGTTGACCGACGAGGTCGCCACCTATCGGGTCACCCCCGGGGCCAACAGCATCGCCTGGCTGATCTGGCACAGCGCGCGGGTGCAGGACATCCAGCTGGCCGACGTGGCCGGCGTCGAGCAGGTGTGGCTGCGCGACGGCTGGGTGGACCGGTTCGCACTGGACCTGCCGCGCAACGACACCGGCTACGGGCACGGCCCCGAGCAGGTCGCCAAGGTCAAGGCGCCCGCGGACCTGCTGTCCGGCTACTACCGCGCGGTGCACAAGCTGACCCTCGAGTACATCGCCGGCGTGACCGCCGCCGACCTGGAGCGGGTGGTCGACACCAATTGGGACCCGCCGGTGACGGCCAGCGCGCGGTTGGTGAGCATCATCGACGACTGCGCCCAGCACCTGGGCCAGGCCGCCTACGTCCGCGGAATCGCCCCCTAGGGCTTGGGTTCTCGCACCGTGCGATTCGTGGCCGCGGTCTTGCGGGCGGTGCTGTGGCTGGCCGCGACCGTCGCACTGGCGGTGGCGGTCCCGGCGGCGTGGCTGCAGTGCAACGTCGTCAGCGAGGGCGGCTATGCGGCGCTCGCGCAGCGGGCCGCGGGCGATCCCGCGCTGCAGTCCGCCGCGGCCGACGAATTGACCAATCGCGCGATGGCACTCATCGCGGCCCACGACGGCGGACGCCAGCCCGCGGACGCCGCGCAGCTGCACGCCGCCGCCGCCGCGTTCACGGCCGGGCCGACGTTCCCGGCGCTGTTCGCCCGGGCGAACCGGGCGGCGCACCGCTGGCTGTTCAGCACCGACGGGGCGGGTGGGTCATGGGCGATCGACGTGGCCCCGATGCTCGAGGATCCCTCGCTGCAGCGCATATTGAGCAGCCACAACGTGAAAGCGCCTGCGACCCTGACCGTTCCGCTGACGGCGTCGGCGCCGCGGTCGCTGCGGCGCGGGCAACTCGGCCCGCTGGCCACGTGGGGGCCGTGGGTTGCCGTCGGAGCGGTCGCCCTCAGCGTTGGCTGCGCCGTGCTGACGCTGGTCGCCGCGCGCCGCCGCGGCAAGGCGCTCACCAGCCTCGGCGTCTCCGCGCTGCTGGTCGGCGCCGGCGGATGGGCGGGCATCGAGATCGCCGGCCGCTACGTCGACGCCGCGCTCAACCGCACCACCGGCGACATCCGCCGCATCGCCGAGGTGATGGTCGGCCACGCCGAGGCGAGCCTGCACGAGTGGCTGAACCTGGCGCTGCTCTCCGGCGCCGCACTGGTGGTCGCCGGTGTGCTCGCCGCCATGCTGGGCGGCCTGCGGAAGAAGCCCGCCGGCTAGCCGAAGGTGAACGAAAACACTTGCAGACCAGGGCTGACCCGCATGTCGAGCCGCTCGCTGCTGGCGGCCCCGTCGGCCACGATCTGGTGCAGGGTGGGCGGCCCGCCGATCGGCGTCGTGGTGGTGTTCCCGTTCCGGGTCACCGTGAGGGTGCCCGTGCCGCCGACGACGACGTAGACGTCCTTGGCCGTGTAGTTCAGCCGGAAGGCGGCGTCGTCGCTCTCGGCGGTGGCGCCCTGGTCGTCCAGCTTCCACCGGCCGGCGAGCGCGAACCTGTCGCCCCCCAACTCCGGTGGATAGCCGAACGTGCCCGTCTTGTAATCGCCTGTGCCGCCGTAATTCACGGCCCGCTCGACCCCGAGGTAGGTCTCAGGGGTGAGCCTGGTGCGCGGCGTGGTGTCCGGCGAGTGCGTCGGCGCGGGCAGCCGCGCGTCGGGGCGGGCGTCGACGAGCAGCGCGCGGATCAGCTTCTCGGTGCCGTCGTAATCCCCCTCACCGAACTTCGTGTGCCGGACCGTCCCGCTCGCGTCGATCAGGTATTCGGCCGGCCAGTAAAGGTTTTGGTAGTTGTTCCACGTGGTGTAGTCGTTGTCCAGCGCGATGGGGTAGGTGATGTGCAACGCGGCGGCGCCGCCGGCCACATTGGCGGGCACCCTTTCGAAGGCGTACTCCGGGGTGTGCACCCCGATGACGACGAGCCCGGCGTCGTGATACCGGTTGTACCAATCGATCACGTGCGGGATGGCCCGCTGGCAATTGATGCACGAATACGCCCAGAAGTCGATCAGCACCACTTTGCCGCGCAGCGAGGCCAGGTCGAGCGGGGCACCGCCCGGCGTGTTGAGCCACCCCGTGACCCCGCTGACCGCGGGCGCGGGCCCGCACCGCTCGAGGCGCTCCGCGCCGTCGGCGCAGTCGCCCAGCGCGCCGGCGCCACCGCTGCCGGCAAGCTTCTGCCGGATCGTGTTGGCGCCGACCGCTTTCTGCATGGCGGCCGTGTAGTCGGGGACCGCGCGTTGCAGCGTCGCGGGCAGGTTGAACACCAGCGCGACCGCCAGCACGATCATGGTGAGTCCGCCGGCGACCGACACGACGCGCCGGCGCCGGCGGAACGCGCCGACGCGCTCGGCGACTCCCCGCCCGGCCAGCGCGAAGGCCAGCAGCGGCAAGGCGGTGCCGACCGCGAACGCGGCGGTGAGGATCAGGATGGGCACGCCGATGGACGCGGTGCCGCCCGCGACCACGATCGCGGCCAGCACCGGTCCCGCGCACGGCACGTACAGCGCGCCGAGCGTCAAACCCAGCCCGAAACCGCGTCTGCCCGTGCGTAGTTGACGCTGCGGCAGGCGGGCGAACGGCCGCTCGACCAGGTGCTGCAGGGGCGGGAAGATCAGGCCGAGCCCGATCAGCGTCAGCACCACCAGCGCGGCCCAGCGGATCGCGTCCTGCGGCAGGTGCAGGGCCGACAGGATGGCCGAGCCGACCAGGGTCACCACGCTGAAGCTGCAGACCAGGCCCGCGATGACCGCGTACGGCCGGCTGGTGGCACCGCGCGCCCCCGTGCCGTCGACGCCCGAGAAGAAGACCACCGGAAGCACCGGCAGGATGCACGGCGAGACGCCGGTGATGAGGCCGCCGAGGAATCCGATGAGCGCGATGGTGTGCATAGCTACATACACCGTTTACCTGCCCGGATGGTTCAACTGACCCGGAACAAATCACGCCCCGTGCGTTATACAAATCACACAATGTGCGTTACGCTCCATCGGTGGCGCAGTTAACCTTCCAACGCGCCCGCACCGAGGAAAAGAAGCGCCAACGTGCGGAGGCACTCGTGGAAGCCGCGCGTTCGCTGGCGCTGGAGACCGGCGTCGCCTCGGTCACGTTGACGGCCGTCGCCAACCGGGCCGGCATTCACTACTCCGCCGTCCGCCGCTACTTCACCTCGCACAAGGAAGTGCTCCTGCACCTCTCCGCCGAGGGGTGGGTGCGGTGGTCGAACACCGTGTCGGAGAAGCTGGCCGAACCCGGCCCGAAGTCGCCCTCGCAAATCGCCGAGACGCTGGCCAACGCCCTGGCCGAGGACCCGTTGTTCTGCGACCTGCTGGCCAACCTGCACCTGCACCTCGAACACGAGGTGGACGCCGAGCGGGTGATCGAGGTCAAGCGGATCAGCACCGCCGCCACGCTCTCGCTCGCCGATTCCATCGAGAGCGCGGTGCCCGAACTCGGCCGCTCGGGGTCGCTCGACATTTTGTTGGCGGCGTACTCGCTGGCGGCCACGCTGTGGCAGGTCGCCAACCCGCCCGAGCGCCTCACTAACCTCTACGCCGAGGAGCCCGAAGTGCTTCCCCCGGAGTGGAATCTGGACTTTACTTCCGCCCTGACCCGCCTGCTGACTGCGACGTGCGTCGGTCTCATCGCGGAGAAGCCATGAACAAGGAGGCCGGGGAGCCGTGGCTTGGCGAACTCCAGCCGGTGAAGAGGGGGAAGGACTTGGGGTGCCCATGACGACGACTGAGCCGAGGACCGAGCCGCTGATGAAGCAGGGCTCCGCCGGCGGGGAGGGCAACAATGTCGCTCCGCAGCACGCCAGGAAAAAGGGGCTATTGGGGCGTTTCTGGCTGGTGCTCACGATCGCAGCTGTCGTGGCGGTGTCGGGATTCGTCGTATACCGATTGCACGGCGTCTTCGGCGTTCACAAGGGTTCGTTCGGCGGTGGCACCTCGGGCGAGGTCCTCGACCAGTTCAACGCCAAGACGATCACGCTCGAGGTCTGGGGCTCACCGGGCAGCACGGCAACCATCAACTACCTCGACGAAAACTCCCATCCGCAGCAGGCCCTGAACGTGCCGTTGCCCTGGAGCATCGTATTGAGTTCTACGAAGCCCGGCATCCCGGCAAACCTGATCGCGCAAGGAGACGGCAGCTGGATCGCCTGCCGATTCGTCGTGAACAACCACGACGGGCGCGGTGACGTCATCAAGGCTCCGAATCGCTCAGATTCCATCGAAACCGTGAACCCCTTCGTCTACTGCCTGGACAAGTCCGCATGAGCGAGCCGGGCGCGGCTCCGCCGCGCGTCGACCAGCCGCTGATCCCGCCGTTCCTGCCGCGGATGATCCATCGGCTTGCCCTGCCCATCGTGCTGGTGTGGTTGGGCATTGTCTTCGTCACCAACACCATCTCGCCACAGCTGGAGGTCGTCGCCAAAACCCACTCGGTGTCGATGAGTCCGACTGCCGCGGCGTCCTTTCAGTCGATGATGAAGGTCGGATCGACGTTCAAAGAGTTCAACTCCGACAACTCGGCCATGATCTTGCTGGAGGGCGACAAGCCGCTTGGGGCCGACGCGCACCGCTACTACGACGAGATCG contains:
- the groL gene encoding chaperonin GroEL (60 kDa chaperone family; promotes refolding of misfolded polypeptides especially under stressful conditions; forms two stacked rings of heptamers to form a barrel-shaped 14mer; ends can be capped by GroES; misfolded proteins enter the barrel where they are refolded when GroES binds) — encoded protein: MAKTIAYDEEARRGLERGLNALADAVKVTLGPKGRNVVLEKKWGAPTITNDGVSIAKEIELEDPYEKIGAELVKEVAKKTDDVAGDGTTTATVLAQALVKEGLRNVAAGANPLALKRGIEKAVEKVTETLLKSAKDVETKEQIAATAAISAGDQSIGDLIAEAMDKVGNEGVITVEESNTFGLQLELTEGMRFDKGYISGYFVTDAERQEAVLEDPFILLVSSKVSTVKDLLPLLEKVIQAGKPLLIIAEDVEGEALSTLVVNKIRGTFKSVAVKAPGFGDRRKAMLQDMAILTGGQVISEEVGLSLESADVALLGKARKVVVTKDETTIVEGAGDTDAIAGRVAQIRQEIENSDSDYDREKLQERLAKLAGGVAVIKAGAATEVELKERKHRIEDAVRNAKAAVEEGIVAGGGVALLQAAPTLDELKLTGDEATGANIVKVALEAPLKQIAFNSGLEPGVVAEKVRNSPAGTGLNAASGEYEDLLKAGVADPVKVTRSALQNAASIAALFLTTEAVVADKPEKAAAPAGDPTGGMGGMDF
- a CDS encoding SDR family NAD(P)-dependent oxidoreductase → MALPTPSPTSTAVVTGASSGIGADIARELADRGHGVTLVARREDRLRELADELAASGVRVEVIACDVADPAARAGLLDEVGHRGLTADILVNNAGIGTMGSVTKTPVAAEIAQVRVNVEAVIDLTTRAVQQMVPRGRGAILNVGSTAGFHPIPGQSGYSATKAFVNTYTEGVRAELAGTGVTVALLCPGPVRTEFLQNAGMDERDFASAFPKFMWMPSRDVARVGVDALEHDRGTVIAGLPSRVTTRVFQFMPRRLLLPLLKSQHPGLKRDADRSPA
- a CDS encoding carboxymuconolactone decarboxylase family protein, which translates into the protein MSRVAPLAPPWSAEDATGINSWGHPDRTYEPLLLVRCLQRHPALASRLRKLGESLYTAALLPPRTRTIAILRTCALVGCEYEWGGQAAFWGPIAGVSDDECDALVTGGADGVRWSPSERTLIEAVDELERTGSWSEATWIALGRDLDDEQRIELLTAVGWYRTICTLCNALALPAEGWMRRWPSGR
- a CDS encoding PPE family protein gives rise to the protein MTSPHFAWLPPEVNSARIHSGPGAGPLLAAAEAWDGLAEDLASSASSFSSVTSNLASGSWQGPSSAAMMALATHYVSWLSAAAAQAEAVSSQASAVAAAFEGALAATVQPAVVAANRALAHALSANNHLGQNTPAIADIEAAYDQMWASDVEAMYGYHADASAAVEKLAPWQQVLQNLGFHFSSSGQLTFGLPAARVPRTL
- a CDS encoding N-acyl-D-amino-acid deacylase family protein — its product is MTYDLIIRNGTIVDGLGGEPFAGDVAVRDGVIAAVGDVNGEAARREIDAAGFLVTPGFVDLHTHYDGQSIWSERLTPSSAHGVTTVVMGNCGVGFAPCRQEDHDVLVDVMAGVEDIPGVVMTDGLPWTWETFPEYLDALDSGKRDIDVAAYLPHSPLRVYVMGRRGANREPATAEDLAKMRALAKEAVEVGALGFASSRLTIHKTESGSPIPSYDAAREEIEEIARGVVDGGGGLLQFVPDIPAGGYEPVLQMVFDVAEDVGLPLTFTLVVANAGDPTWPDAITMIEKANSRAGAGDPQITAQLLPRPIGLIIGLQLSANPFVLYPSYREIAHLPLAERVAEMRKPEVRARILADKPGVGHPILYVAQMWDWIFPLGDNPDYEPDPSTSIGARARARGVDPMAEAYDRLLDDDGRAMLLVATSNLQGNSLDTVGELLHREDVVLGLGDGGAHYGMICDASYSTYFLAHWARDRKSGRFTVPEAVRELTSVPARVAGLGDRGRIAVGYKADLNVIDHAALRLHKPVISYDLPAGGRRLDQTADGYVATIVAGEVIAENGVPTEARPGKLVRGRRPGPVAAQ
- a CDS encoding mycothiol transferase, which translates into the protein MANTSSPDAAAQELLRDAFTRLIEHVDDIADGLTDEVATYRVTPGANSIAWLIWHSARVQDIQLADVAGVEQVWLRDGWVDRFALDLPRNDTGYGHGPEQVAKVKAPADLLSGYYRAVHKLTLEYIAGVTAADLERVVDTNWDPPVTASARLVSIIDDCAQHLGQAAYVRGIAP
- a CDS encoding cytochrome c biogenesis protein DipZ, which codes for MHTIALIGFLGGLITGVSPCILPVLPVVFFSGVDGTGARGATSRPYAVIAGLVCSFSVVTLVGSAILSALHLPQDAIRWAALVVLTLIGLGLIFPPLQHLVERPFARLPQRQLRTGRRGFGLGLTLGALYVPCAGPVLAAIVVAGGTASIGVPILILTAAFAVGTALPLLAFALAGRGVAERVGAFRRRRRVVSVAGGLTMIVLAVALVFNLPATLQRAVPDYTAAMQKAVGANTIRQKLAGSGGAGALGDCADGAERLERCGPAPAVSGVTGWLNTPGGAPLDLASLRGKVVLIDFWAYSCINCQRAIPHVIDWYNRYHDAGLVVIGVHTPEYAFERVPANVAGGAAALHITYPIALDNDYTTWNNYQNLYWPAEYLIDASGTVRHTKFGEGDYDGTEKLIRALLVDARPDARLPAPTHSPDTTPRTRLTPETYLGVERAVNYGGTGDYKTGTFGYPPELGGDRFALAGRWKLDDQGATAESDDAAFRLNYTAKDVYVVVGGTGTLTVTRNGNTTTTPIGGPPTLHQIVADGAASSERLDMRVSPGLQVFSFTFG
- a CDS encoding TetR family transcriptional regulator, producing MRYAPSVAQLTFQRARTEEKKRQRAEALVEAARSLALETGVASVTLTAVANRAGIHYSAVRRYFTSHKEVLLHLSAEGWVRWSNTVSEKLAEPGPKSPSQIAETLANALAEDPLFCDLLANLHLHLEHEVDAERVIEVKRISTAATLSLADSIESAVPELGRSGSLDILLAAYSLAATLWQVANPPERLTNLYAEEPEVLPPEWNLDFTSALTRLLTATCVGLIAEKP
- a CDS encoding MmpS family transport accessory protein, with the translated sequence MTTTEPRTEPLMKQGSAGGEGNNVAPQHARKKGLLGRFWLVLTIAAVVAVSGFVVYRLHGVFGVHKGSFGGGTSGEVLDQFNAKTITLEVWGSPGSTATINYLDENSHPQQALNVPLPWSIVLSSTKPGIPANLIAQGDGSWIACRFVVNNHDGRGDVIKAPNRSDSIETVNPFVYCLDKSA